The proteins below come from a single Microthrixaceae bacterium genomic window:
- the efeB gene encoding iron uptake transporter deferrochelatase/peroxidase subunit, translating into MSEDVTPRVSRRSVLTGGAAAAVGLGVGAGAGVAIAKSGSSDEGGSGKGGSGEGGASHDIVEFRGAHQAGIITPAQDRLYFAAFDVITDDRAELGAMLAKWTEAAERLTRGEEHGRYGATGGPELAPPEDTGEALGLPASALTLTFGYGRSLFLTPDGTDRFGLASRLPEALIELPNFPADLIDRAISDGDLCVQACSNDPQVAFHAVRNLARIGFGTVSLRWSQLGFGRTSSTSTAQDTPRNLFGFKDGTANLKAEESAELDRHLWVQPDDVGADQAWMAGGTYLVARRINMHIETWDRSSLREQETIIGRTKLSGAPLSGGEEFTEPDFAITGRDDAPLIDMASHVALAHPQNNDGVRMLRRGYNFTDGSNDLGRMNAGLFFIAFMRDPVTQYVPMQTTLARDDLLSEYLQHTGSGLYAVPPGLSEGESLGEALLSD; encoded by the coding sequence GTGAGCGAGGACGTCACCCCGCGCGTCTCGCGCCGTTCGGTGCTCACCGGCGGCGCCGCGGCCGCCGTTGGCCTCGGCGTCGGTGCGGGCGCCGGGGTGGCGATCGCGAAGTCGGGATCCTCCGACGAGGGTGGATCGGGCAAGGGCGGATCGGGCGAGGGCGGCGCTTCACACGACATCGTCGAGTTTCGCGGCGCACACCAGGCCGGCATCATCACCCCCGCCCAGGACCGCCTGTACTTCGCGGCCTTCGACGTCATCACCGACGACCGGGCCGAGCTGGGGGCGATGCTGGCGAAGTGGACCGAGGCCGCCGAGCGTCTGACCCGCGGGGAGGAACACGGGCGCTACGGAGCGACCGGCGGACCGGAACTCGCTCCCCCCGAGGACACCGGTGAGGCGCTCGGCCTCCCGGCGTCGGCCCTCACCCTCACCTTCGGGTACGGCCGTTCGCTGTTCCTCACCCCCGACGGCACCGACCGTTTCGGACTGGCCTCGCGCCTGCCCGAGGCACTCATCGAGTTGCCGAACTTCCCCGCCGATCTGATCGACCGGGCGATCAGCGACGGCGACCTGTGTGTGCAGGCCTGTTCGAACGACCCCCAGGTCGCGTTCCATGCGGTTCGCAACCTCGCCAGAATCGGCTTTGGAACCGTCTCGCTTCGTTGGTCACAGCTCGGCTTCGGGCGGACCTCGTCCACGTCGACCGCCCAGGACACCCCGCGCAACCTCTTCGGATTCAAAGACGGAACGGCGAACCTCAAAGCCGAGGAGAGCGCAGAACTCGACCGCCACCTGTGGGTGCAACCCGACGACGTCGGAGCGGATCAGGCGTGGATGGCGGGCGGCACCTATCTGGTGGCACGGCGCATCAACATGCACATCGAGACCTGGGATCGTTCGTCGTTGCGCGAGCAGGAGACCATCATCGGGCGCACGAAACTGAGCGGTGCGCCGCTGTCGGGCGGCGAGGAGTTCACCGAACCCGACTTCGCGATCACCGGACGCGACGACGCTCCGCTCATCGACATGGCCTCGCACGTCGCGCTCGCTCACCCGCAGAACAACGACGGAGTTCGGATGTTGCGTCGCGGCTACAACTTCACCGACGGCTCCAACGACCTCGGACGCATGAATGCGGGGCTGTTCTTCATCGCATTCATGCGGGATCCGGTGACGCAGTACGTGCCGATGCAAACGACGCTGGCCCGCGACGACCTGTTGAGCGAATACCTCCAACACACCGGCTCCGGGCTGTATGCCGTTCCGCCGGGTCTGTCCGAAGGGGAATCACTCGGCGAGGCACTGCTGTCCGACTGA
- a CDS encoding FTR1 family protein: MMSNFLIGLREGLEASLVIGILYAYLVRTDRRHLLRPMWAGVAIAVVVSLGFGAVLTFGPKGLSFTAQEAIGGFLSLVAVGFITWMIFWMARTARTLKTDLEGRLSLAAEGGPAAVTIMAMLAVGREGLETALFVWAGVQASGNNTEPLLGALIGIATAIVLGFLITRGAVRINLSKFFTWTAFALIIVAAGILSYGIHDLQEAGILPGLNNLAFDVSDQIPPTSWYGTLLKGTINFSPATTWLEAIAWSVYLVVVIPLFVRTIRQSTGPSQTTRTNPATPTTGSSAPTSPQSFQPEVTT; the protein is encoded by the coding sequence ATGATGTCGAATTTTCTCATCGGACTGAGGGAAGGACTCGAGGCCTCATTGGTCATCGGAATCCTGTACGCCTACCTCGTCCGAACCGACCGCCGTCATCTGCTCCGCCCGATGTGGGCCGGGGTCGCCATCGCCGTCGTCGTGTCGCTCGGATTCGGCGCCGTCCTCACCTTCGGTCCGAAAGGGCTCAGCTTCACGGCCCAGGAGGCGATCGGCGGCTTCCTGTCGCTCGTCGCCGTCGGCTTCATCACGTGGATGATCTTCTGGATGGCGCGCACCGCCCGAACCCTGAAGACCGACCTCGAAGGTCGCCTGTCGCTCGCCGCAGAGGGCGGGCCCGCCGCCGTCACCATCATGGCGATGCTGGCGGTCGGACGCGAAGGCCTCGAAACGGCGCTGTTCGTCTGGGCCGGCGTCCAGGCGAGCGGCAACAACACCGAACCGCTGTTGGGGGCCCTCATCGGCATCGCCACGGCCATCGTGCTCGGCTTCCTCATCACCCGCGGCGCCGTACGCATCAACCTGTCGAAGTTCTTCACGTGGACGGCGTTCGCCCTCATCATCGTCGCCGCCGGGATCCTCAGTTACGGCATCCACGACCTGCAGGAGGCCGGGATTCTCCCCGGACTCAACAACCTCGCGTTCGACGTCAGCGACCAGATCCCGCCGACGTCGTGGTACGGCACGCTCCTCAAGGGCACCATCAACTTCTCCCCGGCGACCACCTGGCTCGAGGCCATCGCGTGGAGCGTCTATCTCGTGGTCGTGATTCCGCTGTTCGTGCGCACGATCCGCCAGAGCACCGGTCCGTCGCAGACCACCAGAACCAACCCCGCAACACCGACGACAGGCTCCTCGGCTCCGACTTCACCACAATCCTTTCAACCAGAGGTGACCACATGA
- a CDS encoding acyltransferase produces the protein MTSADSTTAALHAGQTAHRELPRVDATLLYNLWRWSRFRAYRTLLGRRFEHSGRGLLGRRSRLQVRPGGSLRIGDRFVTGDDVLIGATGRIQLGTNVFINSFSRIVAHDSIVIGDNVVIASDVSVLDHDHLTHTLDGHLVVENAKFVSKPIRIGSNVWLGDKVTVLKGVTIGDNVIVGANAVVTSDVEPGTIVAGVPARPIRSIDLG, from the coding sequence GTGACCTCCGCTGATTCCACCACCGCCGCGCTGCACGCAGGCCAAACAGCGCATCGCGAGCTTCCTCGTGTCGACGCGACGTTGCTGTACAACCTCTGGCGATGGTCACGGTTTCGCGCCTACCGAACGTTATTGGGCCGTCGCTTCGAACACTCCGGGCGCGGCCTGCTCGGGCGACGGTCGCGGCTGCAGGTCAGACCCGGCGGTTCGCTGCGGATCGGCGACCGCTTCGTCACGGGCGACGACGTCCTCATCGGGGCGACGGGTCGTATCCAGCTCGGAACCAACGTGTTCATCAACAGCTTCAGCCGCATCGTCGCGCACGATTCGATCGTGATCGGCGACAACGTGGTGATCGCCTCCGACGTGTCGGTGCTCGATCACGATCACCTCACGCACACACTCGACGGTCACCTGGTGGTCGAGAACGCCAAGTTCGTGTCGAAACCCATTCGCATCGGGTCCAACGTGTGGCTCGGCGACAAGGTGACCGTGCTCAAAGGGGTCACGATCGGAGACAACGTCATCGTCGGGGCGAACGCCGTGGTCACCTCCGATGTCGAACCGGGAACCATCGTGGCCGGTGTTCCGGCCCGCCCGATCCGTTCCATCGATCTCGGCTGA
- a CDS encoding M18 family aminopeptidase, giving the protein MDAADRLMSFIDASPSPYHAASLGAEMLTAAGLEPASDSAPLAERGHLRRGGLLLAWARPAVSNTASPGSVRVIGAHTDSPNLRIKPVAELGGFGMRRLAAEPYGGALLNSWLDRDLGVSGRVALRSSTDSGVDEQVVEVLVRVDDPVLRVPQLAIHLDRDVTTAGLVLNKQQHLNPVWGLGDPEPGEFVGWLSEQVDAVPDDIVGWDLMCHDLTPSRRLGVDRELLAAARLDNLCSSFGALDAVMHAAQFGASSIVVAALFDHEEIGSESATGAGGPLLGALVERLWEESGLNAAERMRARSDSRILSADMAHGTHPNYPERHEPNHPIALGGGPVVKVNVNQRYATDALSGGEFRAVCESAGVPCQTYAHRADLACGSTIGPISASRLGFATVDVGMAQLSMHSSRELMAVDDVDHMVRSFRAWAVA; this is encoded by the coding sequence CTACCACGCGGCCTCGCTCGGCGCGGAGATGTTGACCGCAGCGGGCTTGGAGCCTGCGAGCGACTCCGCGCCGCTCGCTGAGCGTGGTCACCTCCGCCGCGGCGGCCTGTTGCTCGCATGGGCGCGTCCGGCGGTCTCCAATACGGCTTCGCCGGGTTCGGTGCGGGTGATCGGAGCCCACACCGACTCGCCGAACCTGCGCATCAAACCCGTCGCCGAACTCGGTGGATTCGGGATGCGTCGCCTCGCCGCCGAACCCTACGGCGGAGCGCTGCTGAATTCCTGGCTCGATCGGGATCTCGGAGTGTCCGGTCGCGTGGCGCTGCGCAGCAGTACCGACTCCGGTGTCGACGAGCAGGTGGTCGAGGTGCTCGTGCGTGTCGATGACCCCGTATTGCGGGTCCCGCAGCTTGCGATCCACCTCGACCGCGACGTCACGACCGCGGGACTCGTACTCAACAAACAACAGCACCTCAACCCGGTGTGGGGCCTCGGCGACCCCGAACCCGGCGAGTTCGTCGGCTGGCTCTCCGAGCAGGTCGACGCGGTTCCCGACGACATCGTGGGCTGGGACCTCATGTGTCACGACCTGACTCCGTCGCGGCGCCTCGGGGTCGATCGGGAACTTCTCGCCGCTGCCCGACTCGACAATCTGTGTTCCTCCTTCGGGGCCCTCGACGCGGTGATGCACGCCGCGCAGTTCGGCGCCTCGTCGATCGTTGTGGCGGCCCTGTTCGACCACGAGGAAATCGGTTCAGAATCCGCCACAGGAGCGGGCGGGCCCTTGTTGGGTGCGCTCGTGGAACGGCTGTGGGAAGAATCCGGGCTGAACGCCGCGGAGCGGATGCGGGCGCGTTCGGATTCGCGCATCCTGTCCGCCGACATGGCCCATGGCACCCATCCGAACTATCCCGAACGGCACGAACCGAACCATCCGATTGCTCTCGGGGGTGGTCCGGTAGTGAAGGTGAACGTCAACCAGCGCTACGCCACCGACGCCCTCAGCGGCGGTGAGTTCCGTGCCGTCTGTGAGTCGGCCGGGGTTCCCTGCCAGACCTATGCCCACCGGGCGGATCTCGCGTGTGGGTCGACCATCGGGCCGATTTCGGCGTCGCGACTCGGCTTTGCGACCGTCGATGTCGGCATGGCTCAGCTGTCCATGCATTCGAGCCGTGAACTCATGGCGGTGGACGACGTCGACCACATGGTCCGCTCGTTTCGGGCCTGGGCCGTGGCGTAA